The genome window TCTAATTTTTACCTTTCGGGATCAATGGTTTTGGTTGTGGAGAAAGCAGAAGTAAATCATCCTCTAGACATAATTTTAGAGGCCGATCTCAAACAAAGCAGAATTATTGCCTTCAAAATTGTTCTTTTCTTCCGCTTTCTGCCTGCTTAGCTCTTGCTTCTATCAAATGCGGGTATCTAGTTTAACCTCTAATTTTCAAGTTGTCAAATATTAAGAATTGTTCCGATGTTTGCCTGTAGGAGATTCCCCCTTTTCGCTGTGAAGGGTACTATTTCGCGAAGCTCGCATTCGAGAGCCGTATCGGTTAGCCCAAACTTGGGTAAACTCGGCGCCCAAGAAGAGAATTTGAGCGGAATAATTAATCCAAAGCAGGATAATCACGAACGATCCCGCAGCACCGTAGGTAGAGGCAATACCGCTACCTCCTAGGTAAACTCCTATTAGGGATTTGCCGATCGTAAACAGGACTGAGGTGATGGCAGCGCCGATCCACACATCATTCCAAGCAAGATCGACATCGGGCAAAAGTTTGTAAATCAAGGCAAACAGTAACGTAACTACACCAAAGGAGATAGCAAAGTCCACAATCTGCCAAATGTTGACGGGTAAGTGTAGCAAACCGTTCAACCAAAAGCTGACGGCTGCTAAAACAGCGCTAATTACTAAAGATACTAACAGTAGAAAGCCGATGCCTAAAATCATCGCAAAAGACAATACGCGGTCTTGCAAAAATCCCCAGATACCCCGTCCCGGAGGAGGCGAAACATTCCAAATAGTATTGAGAGCTTCTTTGAGATTAGTAAACACGTTGGAAGCGCCCCACAAAAGTGTAGCGATGCCGACTAAAGTAGCAATCATTCCCGACTTGGGTTCTGAGGCTTTGAGAATCAGTTCTTGGACAGTTTGGGCGCCATCTTTGCCGATTAGACTTTGGAGTTGGCCGACGATTTGACCTTGGGCTGCGTCTGCACCAAAGACTAAACCGACGATCGCAATTACGATAATTAGCAGCGGGGCGAGGGAGAAAACTGTGTAATAGGCTAGGGCAGCGGCTAGGGTTGGCGCTTTATCTTCTTGCCATTCAGCAAAAGTTTGTTTGAGCAGCGATATGACTGTTTTTAAGTTCACGACCTTGGGTTTCCTGATACTTATGCTTTACCAAGGGATTGTAAGAGTTTAGGAGTTCTTCAGCCTCAGCCACAAGATAGATTTATCGATTAGCCAACTCAGAAAATTACTTTTATGTCAAATTCCAACACAACTGTTAACAGCACCGATGTCAAAGCGCCCAAAAAAGTAATTACTTGGGCAAAACTGAGCGCATTAGTAGCGGTGGTCAATTTCTTGCTGGTGCTTTTCCATTTTAGTTACCTTCAGTTGCGCCCTGTTTATCAGAGTTATTTGCCCGGTATAGTGAAACTTTACGACCCGATTAAAGGCATTAATTCGAGTTTGCCCAATTCGGCATATTTGCCAAAGGCTGACCAGTTTTGGCGAATTGATGCGTGGTTGATCGGTTTTTTCTGGGCGGAATTTGCGATTAAAAGTCTGTTCCACACCCGCCGCAAACCGGGAGTAAGTTGGTCGAATTTTGTGCTGAGGCGCTGGTACGAAGTGTTTCTGCTGGTGCCGATTTGGCAGGGGTGGCGGATTCTGCCGGTGTTGGTGCGCCTCCACAAGTCTGGTTTGGTGAATCTCGATCGCGCCGTTGCTCAAATTACCTACGAACCAGTGGCTTATTTAGCCGATACAATGTCCGAATACATGATGGTGCGGTTTATCAATCAAGCTCAAAGTTCGATCGAACAAGGCGACGCAGCGCGGGTACTGCTGGAACCGCAGCAGCCGTACCTTCACGTCAATCAGGAAAATACGATCGAACAAATAACCAACCGGATTTTGGATCTGACAATTTACAAAGTTTTGCCGCAAGTGCAACCGGGTTTAGAAGAATTGCTGCACCACAATCTGGAAACAACCATCAAACAGTCGGATTTTTATCAACTCCTGCAAACTTTCTCGCCGATTAATATTTTGCCTAAGGAAATGACCGAACAGCTAGCAAATTATCTGGCTCAAACTGCGGTTGATGTGGTAGCGACTACTTACGAAGATGATAAAGGGCGCAAAATTATCGATAATTTCAGCCAAGAATTCAATCAAAGTTTGCGGCGGGAATTGCAAGATGAGAAAACTCTCGCGGAATTGCAGTCTCTGCTGTCGGATTTGTTGGAAGAAGTGAAGTTGAATTACATTCAAGGCGGGTTGAAGTCAGATCCGGAGGAGACTTTGACGGAAATTAACTCGTTGCGGGAGGTAAGGGAGAGTTGATACAGCAATTAGTTTGGGGTTTGTTAATTGGATTCTTTTAACGAACCGCGCCCGAAGGAGAACAGGCGAGACGCCTGTTCCACAAAGTAAGAGCCGTAGGGTGCGTCGCCCTTGAGAATTCTTTGCATCAAAATCGACAATTTTATAGCGACGCACCTATGCTAACCGTGTTAAGTCGCGAAGGAGCCGTAGGGTGCGTCGCCCTTGAGAATTCTTTGCATCAAAATCGACAATCTTATAGCGACGCACCGATGCTAACAGTGTTAAGTCGCGAAGGAGCCGTAGGGTGCGTCGCCCTTGAGAATTCTTGGCATCAAAATCGACAATCTTATAGCGACGCACCGATGCTAACCGTGTTAAGTCGCGAAGGAGTCGTAGGGTGCGTCGCCCTTGAGAATTCTTTGCATCAAAATCGACAATCTTATAGCGACGCACCGATGCTAACCGTGTTAAGTAAACAAACCCCAAAATGAGGTGGATGCAAATTGTTGTATCTGGTGATTGGGATTTTTTAACGAACCGCAAAGGCGCAAAGAGCGCGAAGGAAGAGAAGAGAAGGAAGAGTAAGATTTCACAACATCTAGGGGTAAGTAAGCTGCGTATTGCTTATCCTACGAATACGGGTAGTGCGGATATCCGATGTCAATCTTTCTGAATGGCTAAGCTAAAATAAGAGTGTTAGCGGAAAACATCTATCATATTATTTATCTATTTTGAACAACCTTACTTGTCTGGAAATAGAAGTCGCCGAAACATTGCTGAGGTTAGCAATGTTGCTGGGCTTAACACTTTTAATCGCGTTTTTTGTGGCGTCAGAACTAGCATTAGTATCGGCAGATCGCCATCAAATCCGGCAACTCGCTCAGTTGCCCGATCGCCCAAACGCCAAAACCGCCCAACTCGTCCACCAAGCGCAGAACAACATACCGCATTACCTGTCGGTGACTCAAACAGGCACTACAGCGGGGAGTTTGCTGTTGGGATGGTTGGGGGAGGGAGCGACTGTACACTGGATCGAGCCTTGGATCGACAAATTGCCGATCGGTCATTTTCCGGCAATGCTGACGGCGCACTCGATCGCAGTTCCCGTAGCTTTCATCTTCGTTACATACATCGAGATAGTATTAGGAGAACTCATCCCCAAAGTATTAGCAACCCACGCTCCAGAGCGCACGGCTTTGTTACTGATGCCCGCCCTGGAAATCTGCTCAAAAATACTGTGGCCGCTGCTAGCAGTTCTCAACGGTACTGTGCGGCTGCTGACAGGTTCGATTACCAGCAAACCGTCAGAGCCGCTGCTACCAGCTTCCGAAGCAACTCTGATTGAAAAAGACGCTCACTCAGCCCTAATTTCCGGCGTCTGGGAAGTAACAGCAGTTAACGAAAAACTCGGGATCAATCTCCCCACGAACCAAGCTTACCAAACAATCGCCGGATTCGCGATCCACACTTTTGGTAAAATGCCCGCTCAGGGCGATCGACTATTGTGGGGCGAATTAGAAATAGAAGCAGCAGAGGTAGTAGAAGGCAGCTTAGAAACAGTCCTGCTGCGCCAAGTAACACGCCCTTTGTTTGAGCCGAAACATCCAGAACTCGTCTTGAATTGATAGCAAATCCGGGTTTAAATTTGATTGTATATCCAACCATGATAATGGCATTGCAATAACCGACTACAACTCTTTCCTGCGGATAAACGACTGCTGCGGTGCAAACAGCGAGTCCGTAATGTTGCAGCTTGTCCATCTTCTGTGCGAAACATTGCCAGCCACTCTCCGTCAAGCGATCGGGCTAAAACAGTGTTAGGTTGTAATTAGTCGCTCTGTGCGACAACCTACCAGAAATCTGCAAATTGCATAATAAAGCATAGTTTATGAGGTGGATATGCTGAAAACGCTTTGGGCTACTGTTCGACAAGGGAAAATTGAACTGCTGGAGTTATCAGAGTTACCCGAAGGGGCAAAAGTATTAGTAACACTCTTACCTGATGAAGAAACTGAGTTTTGGCTTCAAGCCAGTCAAACATCATTAGATACAGTTTGGGATAATACTGAGGATGATGTCTATGCCCAGCTACTCTAAAAATGACATAATTTTGGTTAGATATCCCTTTTCAGACTTGTCTAGTTCTAAGGTGAGACCAGCAATTGTTGTGAGTGCGCCGCACGTATCTCAAGACATCATGATTGTGCCATTGACAAGCAAAACTGCATCCTTACTTGAGGGTGAGTTCGTACTTGCTGAATGGTCAACAGCAGGGTTAAATGTGGCTACAGCAGTCAAGCGAGGTTTGTATACAGTGCATGAAAGCTTGGTTCTAACGACAATTGGCAAATTAGCGGATTCTGATGCTGAGCGACTGGAGCAATCTCTTCGAGGTTGGTTAGGGTTGTAGTGCACCCATACAGTATAATATTTCCTGTTTGTCGGGTTTCGCATAAGGAGGGCGATCGGGCAATGCCACAGCTTGTACGTCTTCTCCCCGAAAAACTGCCAGCCACTCTCTAAGAGTGATTGGGCTAAAACAGTGTTAGGTTGTAATTGGTCGCCCAGTGCGACAATGTACCAGAAATATGCAAATTGCATAGACTATACTTTGTGAGGTGGATATTCGGAAAACGCTTTGGGGTAATGTTCGACAAGGGAAAATTGAACTGCTAGAGTCATCATAGTAGTTAAGAAATATTAAAAAGTGATTTAGTAATGCAGAAAAAGTGGGATTATTGATTAATACAAGAAATTTGTCGTAGAGCGTATTGAAATATAAGAGCTAGGGCTCAAAGCTAAAAAAGGAAAGTATTACGATTAAAAGCAACGATTATTCATCTGAGTTTGAGATAAAATCCAAAGAGAGTTATCAGATGCAAAAAAGTGTAGATGAAAATAACATTAACCCAGGAGAACAGCTAAGGGAATTTATCAAACAAATTTTCCCTGCTGATGTCAAAAATGACTCCTTTATTTCAAGAATAGATTATATTCTACAAGCTGATGGAGAATTGAGAGATTTAGTTTACAATAGCACCATCAACTATGTATTGCGACGACTGATAGTAACCGCTGATTATTTTCAAAGGAAGTGTAAAAAAGAGGATAAAGGAAATGAAAAATTCATAACTGATTTGAGAGCTTTCCTGAAAGATGATATGCGCTTTCCTGAAAAGCATATTGGAAAAATTATTGCCTTAATTCGTGAGTGTTTGGATAAGAGAAATGCAGACGTAGCAGACAGCACTAAACATAACATAAGAAAGAGAGCCAGAAATAATAATAAGGCTTGCTATATCTGTGGCGGCGAACTGGAGTTTGATATAGGAGATTCATACAACTCAGTTCAAGTGGAGCATAAATGGCCGAAAGCAATGGGCGGTTCAAGTCATAATTTCAATCTTGAAGTCGCTTGCCCAAAATGTAATTGTAAAAAGTCAGATCATATAGATGCTAGCGATTTTCATTATGAAAAGATATGTCTCGTAAGTGATGAAAACGATAAACACTTTTCGACGGAGATGAACAGGGAATATGAATTGGCTTTATGGGCTAAAAGAGAATTTAAGTGTTCTATTTGTGAAAAATCAGCAGCCGATGCGGGAAAGTTAAAATTTGGACGCAAAAATCCCAATGATAGTTGGCATTTCTTAAATATAGAGATTTTTTGCGAAAAACATCACAAAATAAGGGGATAGTTATGACTGAACACAGGTGTTATTTTGGCAGTTTAATATCACAGCGCACAGATGAAAAGGTAACTCGTTTTTTTGTTTTTAATGCACGCGCAAAAGATTTGAAAGAGTGGTTGGGGATTCGACGAATAAAAGATGTCAAAAAAGGAGCGCAGCGTGTACTAAGAAAAGCTAGAGCTAGTGCAGTTACGAAATTCATAGAGGCTAGTTCAATCAATACAATTCCTAATAGTATACTTATAGCTTTTGATCCCGAAAAAGCAAAGTTTACCTCTTTAAGTACAAAAATTAGCGAAGGTATTATTCAAACAAAGAGTTCCTTAGAAAACCCTGTAGACATATTCAATGCCTGTTATAATCAACTCGATTGGGGAATTATTGAGTTTTCATTTGAACACAATGAACCGGAAGATACTAAACCAGCACTTATTGTAGACGGACAGCACCGTCTTTATGGTATGTCTGAATTTGATAAAGAGGATTTACCAATAACTGTTGTTAGCTTAATAGATGCTAATCGTCAAGAACAAGCTTTCCAGTTTATTGTAGTAAATAATAAAGCAGTACGAGTTTCAGCCGAAAATGTCAAATCTATTGTTGCAGATTTTAATGAAGATGAACTTGAGAAACGACTTGTACTAGCGCGTGTTAAATATGGTGATAAGCCACTGATACTTAGGTCTCTCAATGATTCTCCATCAAGCCCATTTCAAAATTTATTAGATTGGTCTTATAACAGAGAGATTACAGAAGAAACTCATCTAGTGCCAATTACTGCCATAGAACAAACAATGCGATATATTCGTAAGTCTTTTACAGTGCTTGAAAATGATGAAGATTCCTTAATCGAGTTTTTCTGTGCAACCTGGAGAGCGGTGAAAGGAAATTACCCAGAGCTTTTTGGAAAAAATAATCAATTTATGAGGAAGGCAAATATTAGTGCTTTCAATGAGTATATCACTGACCGATTAGTATATTTTTGGGAGATGGATTTACTAGATGTATTTGAAAGTGATGAAATTGAAGAAAAAGTGTTAGATATCATTAAACGTTTACCTAAAGAATTCTGGCTAAAAAATTGGAAGCTTAGAATTCAAGACACTCCAAATTTTAGAGACATCATAAAAAATGATTTAAAGACTATAATTACTAATTCAAAATTAGGCAAGGATTGGATGAATGGTTTAGAGTTGATTGAAACAGAGGAATAGAGAATGTCCATATATTTGAAGCATTTCTTTTGCCCTTAAAAATCAAGTTCCAATTGTCTAACTAATCGATCACGCTAGACAGACCTGGGTGAGCTGCGGCCCACCCTAGGTTATATGCATTTACTTCACAGCAAGCTCGATCGCACCCCCAACAAACCGCTCGTAATCCTCCAAAAACCAAGGCGGCAAACAACTATTCGCATCCTGAACTTGCAACTGTCCAGCGCGACAAAACAGCATCGCCGCCAGCAAATTATTCACAGCTTTAGGCGTTCCAAACCCTTTACTCAACTCAGCAACCAACGAGTTAAAAAACCCGCGTTCATTCTGGGCCAGCGGCTCATTAATCAACCCGCAGCCCAGCACTGCCTTGTAACCCTTGCCGAAATCGCTCCGGTACAAAAGTTCAAGTTGTTCGTCGGAAACACTCAGCCACAAATTGGCGAGTTGCGTCCGAATTTGCCGCAAATCTGCGATCGCAAATTCAGCCGTCGGGTCGATTTCATAAAGATTGACAGCAGCAGTTAATTGATTCATAAACTGCGGTAGAACATCTTGGTTGACAATAGTTTGTTCCGCTACCGCAAACGCAGTTTCAAACACATTTTCGTAATCCTCAATCAACCACTGCGGCAACCGGGTGCGAGCCTCGGGTACCCGCATTTTTCCCGGCACAAAATACAGCATTGCACCCAGCAAAGCATTGATAGCTTGAGGCTGCACCAACCCTTTGCTAATTTCGGTTAATTGCTGCAAAAAGTTTTGTTCGGCTTCAGTCATTGATTCTGCTTGGAAGCGGCAGCTAAGCAGTGCTTGATATCCTTTGCGAAGTTCTCCTAGGTAAATATCTGGCAATTGTTCGCAAGGAACGCTTAGCCAAAAATCAGCCATTTGTTTTCTGATTTGGCGGAGTTCCAAAACTACCGATTCGTCAGAGGGATCGATGCGGTAAAGATTGACGCATCCTAATAGTTGATTGGCAAATTGGGGGGATTGAATGTATTGAGCTAGCAAGTCAGAACTTGACTCGGAATTGACGGCGGATTTTGTTTCAAAAACTTGTTCGTAATCGCCGATTAACCAGTGCGGCAAGCGGTTGCGAGGGTCGGGAATTCGCATGGTGCCCGGCGGGAAATACAGCATCGCCGCGAGCAAGGCGCTGACAGCTTTCGGGTGCACCAATCCTTTGCTAATCTGCGTTAATTGCTGCAAAAATATTTGTTCGTCTTCCATCATCGCTTGACGTTGAAAGCCGCTTTTCAGGATGATTTGATAGTTTTTTCCTGAAGGACTTTGATAGGTGGCTTCTAGATTTTCGGTGGGAACATTCAGCCAAAAATCCGCGATTTGTTTGCGGATTTGCCGCAGTTGAGATATTGCTGAGACGTTGGATGAATTTCTCTGGTAAAGCTGGACGGCGTTGGAGAGGATCTCGATCGCATCCGGCTGCCGGGGAATGCTATCCTGCAAGCTGCGGGAGGCTTCTAGGTGGCTGGTTTGCCAGTGGGTAAAGAGTTCTTGGAAGAGTTTCGCGATCGCCCCTCCATATGCAACACTATCAAAACAGGCCGGATTGCCCTGCATTTTCTCGACAATTTCCTGCCGTTTTTGCTGGCGCAGTTGCGGGTTTGTGCCGAGACTCACGGCTAGCTGAATGTAGGATGCTTCGTCACGGGCGATTAAATCGGGCATTTGCAATTCCCGCAGCATCGCCGCACCTTGACGGAAGCGCAAAGCATTTCCCTCCACAACCACCACCGGCAATCCTACTTGCAAAGGATCGATTAACGATGTCGCCCCAGCGTAAGGATAGGAATCGAGATAAACATCTGCTAGCTGCAAAAACTCTTTAACATCCGCGCGGCTTGGCAGTTGTTTTACGAATCGCAAACGATTGTTATTCACCCCGTATTTAGCACAAATAGCATTGAGATTGTTAACAAAAGGTGTTGCTGGATAAGTCCGAGTCCAAGCCGGGCCGAAGGGATACAAAATCAAGATTGAATCGGGAACAGCCGCGAGAATCTTTACCCAAGTCTCTCTCAACTCCGGCAGAATTTTGTAGAAGTTAGCGCCGGAGACAAACACTGTTGTGCTGTCAGAAATTCCGAGACTTTGGCGCGTGGGTTTGACTGTAGCTACTTCCGATTCTGTGGCATATTTGAAACAAAAACCGCTGCCTTCTAGCACAGCCAACTGTTCGCGATATTGTGATTGATAGCTAGCATCCGGTACAGTATATTTGCCTGCGATGTAGTAATCCATGTGCCGGAGTCCGGTGGTTGTCGGAGAACAGAAAGATGTAGTTTGTACCCTTGCTAAACGGTGCATTGCGAGCGAACCAACGTGTTTGTTAATAGCAGTTAAATTCGTACCGAAAAACAGAATATCTAAGTCGTCGGCGCGGATGGTTTGGACTTGCGATGCAAACTCTTGCGGGAGTGTCACCAGTTTGTCGGCGCGGCTTTGACAGTATTGTTCTAATTGGTGGCCGCTGGTGTTGAGCGCGTACAGGTAAATCTCGAACTGGTTGCGGTCTAAATGCTCGAAAACCGGGATAGTAGCGAAGGTTTCGGTTTGCGGCGCGAAATGGTCGCTGATGATGCCCAGGCGGATTTTTGTGCGCGCGGGCGATCGCGCCGGGAAGATACAATCAATAGCAGATCCGCGAGTTTTTAAAGCAAACTCAATAATATCCGCCCGTTTGGTGTAAAGCTCGCGCAGGTTTGCGGTGGTAAAGTACAGCGGGATAAAGTTAGCGATTTGGGCGAACAACACAGCAATATTCTGCCAAAGTGGCGAATCGGCATTTTTGAACAAATTCTTATGTATGTAATCAATCCATCCCGCGATAAATTGATAGTAACTGTCTGCTTCTCCCCGACTTTGAAATAGGTTCGGACAGGTAAACATGAACTTCAGATATTCATTAGCGAACCAGTTAGGAATCGTAGCGCGCTCGTATTTGAGCGGCAGTTTGTCGGCGCGACAGTACAGCATTGCCGCTAGCAGGTAATTAATAGCTTTGGGGTTGTTAAATCCCTGCGCTACATTGGCGACTAATTCCCTCGCAAAAGTCTCTTCTGTATCAGTTAGCGGTTCGTCTCTAATATCGCTGGCGAGAATTCCCTGGTGCTGTTTGCCGATATCACCCACAAAGGCGCTGGCTACTTGTTCGACTGGTAAATTGAGCCAGATGGCTGCAATTTGTTGGCGAGCTTGGCGGACATTTGCGAGGGCGGATAAATCGGCGGAGTTTTTCTGGTATTGCTCGATAATGGTTGACACTAAAATTGGAGCTTCCGGCGCTTTTACCGCGATTTGCTGTTGATTTCCGGCAGCTTGCATCAGTGCAGAACTCACTGTTTTTGCCATTGACGACCAACTGAATTTGCGGCATTGTCCGAGTCCGGCAGCAATCAACGAGTTGCGAATATCTGGTTTCTGCACGTCAAACAGTGCATTTCCCAGCGCATTGACATCATTTTCGCTGACATAAAATGCTGCTTCTCCCGCTACTTCGGGAATCGAGCTGTTGGGAGATGTAATCACCGGACAACCGCAAGCCATTGCTTCCAAGATTGGCAGCCCGAAGCCTTCATATTTCGAGGGAAATACGAGGGCGATTGCACCCGAGTAAGCCGCTCTTAATTCATCGTCACCCAAATACAGCAGGTGGACGTTGAAACCAGCCGTGTACTGCTGTAATATAGGTTCGAGCGCAGGTTGACCGCTGGTGCACACAACATCAAATCCAGACTTGCTGCTGAGTCTAGATAAAGCTTGAAAAAAAGCAATCGTATTTTTATAACCGTTGAATCCTAAACGTTCTCCAATTATTAAAAAGTAGGGCTTTTCAATCCGGTGTGCAGTTTTAAACGTGGCAATTTCTGGTAAACTAGAAGGATAAAAATGTTTTTGAATGCCGCAGCGAGCGACAGTAATGGATGGGAGAGATATTTCTGGGAAAAACTTTACTAAGTCGCGGGCTGTGCTTTGGGAAATGGCGATGTAGGAAGCTGCTTGGCGGATAGCGCGATGTTTTTCTCGCCACATGGGATTATTGAGGTCAGCTCCGGTAACTTCGGGTATCATGTCATAGGCGACAAATGCCGATCGCGCAGTCAGCGGTGTTGTATAGTAGGTAGAGACAAATAAATCTGCATTTTCGCGATCGCACATTTGCTGCAACATTTGTCTGTCAGCATCAGTTTTGTTGTAATCGTAAACCGGAATCGACCGATATTCAATGCCCGCAATCTTCGGTATTGTGCCCGCGCGGTCTAACATAACTATATGCTGAGCAAAACCATCTTTTACCCATTCTGCCATCAAAGACTGCCAAACGCGAGCAATCCCGCTTCTTTGCTGACTTTGAAAAAATATACCGTCAATAACTATTTTCATGGTGAGTTTCCTGTAAAATTACCGTAAAGCAGTTCGATAAGCAGCGATAGTTTGCTGAGTGCACCTTTCCCAGCTAAAAAGTTTAGCTTGCGCCAAAGATTTTACAGACATACTCGAACGCAGTGACGAATTGTTGTAGATTTCCAGCATACTATGACACAGCGCGTCCGTATCTTTTGGGTCTACCATAATTCCCGCTTCCCCAACCACTTCGGGAAGCGAAGATGTATTCGAGGTAATCACAGGTACACCACACTGCATCGCCTCCAGTGGCGGCAAACCAAAACCTTCATAAAACGACGGATAGACAAACGCTAAAGCACTGCTATAAAGCGCCGCCAAATCAGATTCTGGCACATATCCTGTAAAAATTATCCGTTCTTTGAGGAAGTTTTTCTGAGATATTTCTTCCATAATTTTGTCGTATTTCCAGCCCCGAGTCCCGACTAGCACCAGATATAAATCTTTGATCTTTTGTTCCTCAATTAGTTTCGCAAAACTGCGAATTGCACCGTCGAGATTTTTGCGCGGTTCCAACGTACCCAAACTCAAAATATAAGGAGCATCGGGAATGCCGTATTTGTTGCGAGTCGATGCAAGTTTTGCCGCATCAGCGCAGGGATAAAAGATACTCGGCTCCGCAGCCAGAGGCGTGACAAAAACTCTCGACTCGTCTATGTTTAGATAATTGCACAAATCGTTTTTTGTGGAATGCGATATGCAAGTCACCCAGTCTTTCTGAGAAATGCTTGCTAAAGTTTTTTTGTAAAGTAGAGGAATTTGTTCGCTCAGCAGAAACTGCGGATATAAAATTGGAATTAAGTCATAAATAGTTAGAAATGCTTGCACGTTGTTTGCTTGCTGAACAGATGCAGGAATTTCATCGTAGGGAGAGTGAAAAATATCGACTGCATCTAAGTTGCGAGAGTCGATAGCATTAGCATAACCGCCCATCATTCTCAGCGTGTTTTCTAGATGATTTTTAACTTGTTCTAAAAATAGCTTGTCCTCTGCGATATTGCTCGCCTCATTAATTTTTGTTTGACAACCCACCAGATTGTAAGTATCGAGGAGCTTTTTGTGGAAAATCCGGGAAAAGCTGGAGTGCAGCAGGGGAACTTTTGCTAATTTAGGATTAGATTGTAGGTAATCGAGACTAGCATCTAGCAACTGAAAATACTGACTGACACTAAAGAGCAAATCACATTCTGGCGAGGCAGTCAATCCTTCTGCAAGACTTTCCACCACTCGGAAGATTCCGGTGCGAGCGCGCGAATGCAAATATCCTTGTCCGAGGACAGAAATATCGTAGATAACTTTGATTGGCTCTAGATTTGATG of Microcoleus sp. bin38.metabat.b11b12b14.051 contains these proteins:
- a CDS encoding glycosyltransferase, whose protein sequence is MKIVIDGIFFQSQQRSGIARVWQSLMAEWVKDGFAQHIVMLDRAGTIPKIAGIEYRSIPVYDYNKTDADRQMLQQMCDRENADLFVSTYYTTPLTARSAFVAYDMIPEVTGADLNNPMWREKHRAIRQAASYIAISQSTARDLVKFFPEISLPSITVARCGIQKHFYPSSLPEIATFKTAHRIEKPYFLIIGERLGFNGYKNTIAFFQALSRLSSKSGFDVVCTSGQPALEPILQQYTAGFNVHLLYLGDDELRAAYSGAIALVFPSKYEGFGLPILEAMACGCPVITSPNSSIPEVAGEAAFYVSENDVNALGNALFDVQKPDIRNSLIAAGLGQCRKFSWSSMAKTVSSALMQAAGNQQQIAVKAPEAPILVSTIIEQYQKNSADLSALANVRQARQQIAAIWLNLPVEQVASAFVGDIGKQHQGILASDIRDEPLTDTEETFARELVANVAQGFNNPKAINYLLAAMLYCRADKLPLKYERATIPNWFANEYLKFMFTCPNLFQSRGEADSYYQFIAGWIDYIHKNLFKNADSPLWQNIAVLFAQIANFIPLYFTTANLRELYTKRADIIEFALKTRGSAIDCIFPARSPARTKIRLGIISDHFAPQTETFATIPVFEHLDRNQFEIYLYALNTSGHQLEQYCQSRADKLVTLPQEFASQVQTIRADDLDILFFGTNLTAINKHVGSLAMHRLARVQTTSFCSPTTTGLRHMDYYIAGKYTVPDASYQSQYREQLAVLEGSGFCFKYATESEVATVKPTRQSLGISDSTTVFVSGANFYKILPELRETWVKILAAVPDSILILYPFGPAWTRTYPATPFVNNLNAICAKYGVNNNRLRFVKQLPSRADVKEFLQLADVYLDSYPYAGATSLIDPLQVGLPVVVVEGNALRFRQGAAMLRELQMPDLIARDEASYIQLAVSLGTNPQLRQQKRQEIVEKMQGNPACFDSVAYGGAIAKLFQELFTHWQTSHLEASRSLQDSIPRQPDAIEILSNAVQLYQRNSSNVSAISQLRQIRKQIADFWLNVPTENLEATYQSPSGKNYQIILKSGFQRQAMMEDEQIFLQQLTQISKGLVHPKAVSALLAAMLYFPPGTMRIPDPRNRLPHWLIGDYEQVFETKSAVNSESSSDLLAQYIQSPQFANQLLGCVNLYRIDPSDESVVLELRQIRKQMADFWLSVPCEQLPDIYLGELRKGYQALLSCRFQAESMTEAEQNFLQQLTEISKGLVQPQAINALLGAMLYFVPGKMRVPEARTRLPQWLIEDYENVFETAFAVAEQTIVNQDVLPQFMNQLTAAVNLYEIDPTAEFAIADLRQIRTQLANLWLSVSDEQLELLYRSDFGKGYKAVLGCGLINEPLAQNERGFFNSLVAELSKGFGTPKAVNNLLAAMLFCRAGQLQVQDANSCLPPWFLEDYERFVGGAIELAVK
- a CDS encoding glycosyltransferase family 1 protein encodes the protein MPTSNLEPIKVIYDISVLGQGYLHSRARTGIFRVVESLAEGLTASPECDLLFSVSQYFQLLDASLDYLQSNPKLAKVPLLHSSFSRIFHKKLLDTYNLVGCQTKINEASNIAEDKLFLEQVKNHLENTLRMMGGYANAIDSRNLDAVDIFHSPYDEIPASVQQANNVQAFLTIYDLIPILYPQFLLSEQIPLLYKKTLASISQKDWVTCISHSTKNDLCNYLNIDESRVFVTPLAAEPSIFYPCADAAKLASTRNKYGIPDAPYILSLGTLEPRKNLDGAIRSFAKLIEEQKIKDLYLVLVGTRGWKYDKIMEEISQKNFLKERIIFTGYVPESDLAALYSSALAFVYPSFYEGFGLPPLEAMQCGVPVITSNTSSLPEVVGEAGIMVDPKDTDALCHSMLEIYNNSSLRSSMSVKSLAQAKLFSWERCTQQTIAAYRTALR